GGATGAACTTCCCGAATTCAAAAAATCTGTATTGGAAGTATTGCGACAACCTTTGGAAGACGAAATTGTTACAATTTCCCGCGCAACGCAAAGTCTGGAATTTCCCGCCAAATTTATGCTGGTTGCTTCTATGAATCCCTGTCCCTGCGGTTATTTTGGCAGTAATGTGGAAGGTCATGCCTGCAGTTGCGCAATTGCTCAAATTCAGCGTTATCGTTCCCGCATTTCCGGTCCGCTTCTGGATCGCATCGATATTCACGTGGAAGTTCCAGCTGTGAAATATGAACAACTCAGCGGAGCACCTTCCGGTGAAAGATCAAAAGATATCAGAAAGCGGGTAAATGACTCCAGAAATCTACAGTTGCAACGTTTTACAGAAGAAAATATTTTCAGTAATTCTCAGATGAATCCCAAGCAAATACGCAAATACTGCCAGTTGGAAGAAGATAGCAAAGACATCCTGAAAAGAGCGATGGATAAAATGGGGCTTTCAGCTCGAGCTTACGATAGAATCTTAAAAGTAAGCCGCACCATTGCCGATCTGGAAGGCAGTGAAAATATAAAAGTGAATCACATCAGCGAATCTGTGCAGTATCGCAGTTTGGACAGGAAATTCTGGGAGTGAGAGCTTTAGCAACGAACGAAACGAACAAATCTAACATTCTTTGATATAAGTAAATCTCACTTTCTCACTACTCAACTCTCATCTCTGAAATCTATTCATCCACCACTTCAAACACATTCATTTGAGATTCATTTGGTTTGATGCCAAAATGTTTGTAAGCTTTGTAGGTTGCTTTCCTGCCTTGTGCAGTTCTGTCCAAAAATCCCTGCTGGATCAGATAAGGTTCATAAATTTCTTCCACTGTTCCGGCATCTTCGCCCACAGCAACTGCCAGCGTTTTCAGTCCAACCGGCCCGCCACCGTAATTTTCCATGATCGTCAGCAGAATTCGCTTATCCATATCATCCAAACCAGCGTTGTCCACCATCAGCATCTTCAGTGCTTTGATGGCAATTTCTTTGGTGATGATGCCGTCGCCTTTGATCTGAGCATAATCCCGCACACGGCGCAGCAGACGATTTGCCACTCGCGGTGTGCCACGACTGCGGCGAGCGATCTCTTTGGTTCCTTCCTGCTCCAGAGGAATATTTAACAGGCCTGCTGATCGTTTAACGATGTGCTCGATACTTTTCACATCGTAATAATCCAGCCGCAGGACAAGCCCGAAACGAGCTCTGAGCGGCGAAGTGAGAAGTCCGGCACGCGTGGTAGCACCGATCAGTGTGAACGGCTCAATATCGATGGAGAGTGAACGAGCGGAAGGACCGCT
This sequence is a window from Candidatus Cloacimonadota bacterium. Protein-coding genes within it:
- the ruvB gene encoding Holliday junction branch migration DNA helicase RuvB, with amino-acid sequence MLERITDPVEIPEEKDFDRTLRPKTLNEFVGQEQIKEILDISIQAAKMRKEPLDHVLFYGPPGLGKTTLANIIANELGVEIKVSAGPVLEKAPDLAGILTNLQRNDVFFIDEIHRLNHVVEEYMYPAIEDFEMEIIIDSGPSARSLSIDIEPFTLIGATTRAGLLTSPLRARFGLVLRLDYYDVKSIEHIVKRSAGLLNIPLEQEGTKEIARRSRGTPRVANRLLRRVRDYAQIKGDGIITKEIAIKALKMLMVDNAGLDDMDKRILLTIMENYGGGPVGLKTLAVAVGEDAGTVEEIYEPYLIQQGFLDRTAQGRKATYKAYKHFGIKPNESQMNVFEVVDE